A region of Lycium barbarum isolate Lr01 chromosome 1, ASM1917538v2, whole genome shotgun sequence DNA encodes the following proteins:
- the LOC132598480 gene encoding F-box/kelch-repeat protein At1g80440-like, whose translation MDLIPGLPNDIALECLIRLPVEQFSKAASVCKNWKGEITLPEFRRRRKKSGLTRPVLAMVQAMVTTVKQPQVDTTTHSTQVYRLSICDPENGSWNDLPPIPELIDGLPRFCRVIGVGSDLVVIGGCDPVTWRVMDSVFVYNFISGSWRRGADMPGQQRLFFGCGSDSDRVILVAGGHDVEKNALKSVMLYDVVKDEWVTLPDMVSERDECKVVFNKGKFHVIGGYPTWAQGHFEKNAEVFNFATWDWCMEDEFLSVNTSPSTCIEGDDGGLYMCQDGDVAVRELDTWQKLARLPAGISSVAYLTACQGKLILVGSAQFDALHSPYALDLKSDDKLKAWTKVEIPDEYNGHVQSACCLKI comes from the coding sequence ATGGACCTGATCCCTGGTCTACCAAATGACATAGCTCTTGAATGTCTCATACGTCTCCCTGTTGAACAATTTTCTAAAGCAGCTTCAGTGTGCAAAAACTGGAAGGGCGAAATTACACTACCGGAATTTCGACGACGCCGAAAAAAATCCGGGCTGACCCGACCGGTTTTGGCCATGGTCCAAGCTATGGTTACTACTGTGAAACAGCCTCAGGTTGACACTACTACCCATTCTACCCAGGTTTATCGTTTATCCATATGTGACCCGGAAAATGGTTCTTGGAATGATTTGCCACCTATACCGGAGTTAATTGATGGGTTACCAAGGTTCTGCCGGGTTATTGGAGTCGGGTCGGATTTAGTAGTGATTGGCGGGTGTGACCCGGTTACTTGGCGGGTCATGGACTCTGTTTTTGTCTATAATTTCATATCTGGGTCATGGCGACGTGGAGCGGATATGCCGGGTCAGCAAAGGCTGTTTTTCGGATGCGGGTCGGATTCGGACCGGGTTATCCTTGTCGCAGGTGGACATGACGTTGAAAAGAATGCTTTAAAATCGGTTATGTTATACGACGTCGTTAAAGATGAGTGGGTTACACTTCCTGACATGGTTTCGGAGAGAGATGAATGTAAGGTTGTGTTTAACAAGGGTAAATTCCACGTCATTGGTGGTTATCCTACGTGGGCACAAGGTCACTTTGAGAAAAATGCTGAGGTGTTCAATTTCGCCACGTGGGATTGGTGCATGGAAGATGAGTTCTTGAGTGTTAATACTTCTCCGAGTACTTGTATTGAAGGTGATGATGGGGGATTATATATGTGTCAAGATGGTGACGTGGCGGTGAGGGAACTTGATACGTGGCAAAAGTTGGCGAGATTGCCAGCTGGGATTTCCAGCGTGGCGTATTTGACAGCGTGTCAAGGGAAGTTGATATTGGTGGGAAGTGCTCAATTTGATGCACTACATAGTCCTTATGCTTTGGATTTAAAGAGTGATGATAAATTAAAAGCTTGGACAAAAGTAGAGATTCCTGATGAATACAATGGACATGTTCAATCAGCTTGTTGTTTGAAGATATGA